The stretch of DNA TGCTGGCCGAGACCTTGATCTCCGACGGGCAGGGCATGCGCTCGTCGGGCTGGCCGCTGTCCCACCAGAGCGCGCTCAACGCGAGCTTGAAGACGGAGCCCGGCGGCGCGTAGCGCTTGATGCCGAACGGCGCCTGGCTGGCCGTGCCGCTGGCCGCGTAGGCGACCAGCGCGCCGCTCTGCACATCCTGCACGATCACCGTCCCCTGGAGCCCGGTCGCCTCGAGGAGGCGGTAGGCCTGGAGGGTGGCCGGCGCGCAGAGGGTGAGCTGCAGGTCGGTTCCCGCGGGGTGCAGCTCGCCGCGCTCGGCGAAGTTCAGCGGCTGGCGCAGGCGCTTCGTGAACACGCGCTCCACGGTGTAGTCGCGCACCTCGGCGCTGTCGCCGCCGCCCACGAGGTTCGCGCCCGCCTCGCCCAGCGGATAGACGCGGCGCACCTCGCCCTCGCGCACGGCGTAGCGGGCGAGGGCGTTGCCGTCGGTGCCGCTGCAGTCGCGGATCCAGCCGCGCACCTCGGCGCGGTTGATCTCGGCGAGGCGGGGATCGCCGAAGCGCGCGTACATCATCCGGCCGCGCTCGATCTCGTCGCGGTTCCACAGCAGCCGCGCGTGGCCGAAGGCGTAGAGGAGCGCCAGGAGCACCATCCCCAGCGAGATGCGCTGCGCCCACTGCTCGCGGCGCTCGCGCGTGGCGGCGATCAGCCAGCGCGCCAGCCCCAGCACGGCCCCCACCCCAAACAGGAAGAAGAGGCCGCGCAGGACGTAGTTGAGCAGGGTGTCGGCGACCACGGCGCTAGTCGACGCGGGCCAGGCGGAGGACGGTGTTCCCCATGCGCACGGTGTCGCCGGGGCGCATCTCCACCTCCTGGTTGGGTGCGATGGGCTGCTCGTTCACGAAGGTGCGGTTCTTCGAGTCCAGGTCGGTCACGTACAGCCGCCCGGCGACGGTGCGGAAGCGCGCGTGGCGGCCGGACATGTAGCGGTCGCCCAGCGCGAACACCCCCGCGTCGGGCTTGCGCCCCACCGTCATCTCGCCGTCGATGCGCAGGGGATCGCGCCACACCTCGGAGCTGACCACCTCCAGCAGCGCGCCGCGGACGCCCGCGCCCGGCTGGGCGAAGGGCGCGGGCTGCGCGAGCGGGGCCGGCTGCGGCGCGTAGGGCTGCGGCGGCGGGGCGCGCGGCGGCTCGGGAACCAGCGCCCGCTCGCCGCCCGCGCTGGCGAAGAGGCGCTCGGCCTGCGGCTGCGCCTCTTCGACCAGGCCCAGCGGCTTGACGAAGGCGAACTCGCGCTTGGTGTCGAGCAGCACCATCTCCACGCGGATCCCCGCGCGGGCGATGCCGTTGTCCTGCGCCCACTGCGCGGCGAAGCGGCGCAGGTGGTCGGCCTCGTCGCGCGCGAACATCCCGGCGCTCATCCCTTCGGGCACCAGGTCGGTGGACACGTACACGCGCAGGTCGGGCGCGGTGCGGCGGTCGGCGTAGCGCCGGAGCGCCTCGCGCACGCCGTCCTCGAGCTGCTGGCGCAGCGTGGGGCGAAGCAGCTTGCGGAGCGAGTTGAACATCGGGTGGTTCCCGTTCGGGTCCGTCCAGAGCCGCGCGGTGGGTGCGCAATTTCAGGACCGGTGCGGACGGCGGCAAGGAGCGGTGAGGGTGGGTACGGCGCGGGGGGTAGCGTTGTTTCGACACAGCCGCAGCGGTTCCGCCCTGCGGCGGGTTACTTGCCCGAACTAGAGTTCCTAACAACCAGCGGGCGTTAGCGGACGCAGCCGGATGGAGAAAAGGTGCCGCCACGATCCTGTGCGATATAGATTTCCTCAGTTCGACAGGCACACCGTAGCCCAACCAATTCTCTGGGATCTCAACATGACCGAGAAACTGAGTGATGCTTTTGGAGTGTCGAATGAAGCGTGGATCGGTGAGGGGGCGTTCGATGCCTTTGTAGAGATAGATTCGCGTTTTCATGTTGATCCCCATCTTCTCGCCGTATCGGCTGTTCCAGAACTGCAAAGTGCCTATACGACCTTTACTCGATACTTTGAAGAAATCATACGACTCTTAGACGCCGCTCAGACGCGAACTGATCCAATGTTCAGAACGGCTGTTCGCAAATTGGTGTTCCGGGAGATACCCGGGGTGGCGCTGGGCTATTCGAAGGGAAACATTTCCGGCAGTGGCATCGGGATTGGCCTCGCGAAAGGCATAGCCGAGACAGCGCAAGAAATCGTTGCGGCTGGCATTAAAGATCCTGCTATTTTCGAACTTGTCGGATTATTTGAGGAGGGAATCGGTGCGGATAGAATTAGCGATATGACTATCCACATCATCTTGTCAAACCTGATAGACTTCTCACAACGCGTCGCTCAAAACTTGGGCCTCCGCACGAAATCTTATAAATGGCGCGATGGTTTGGTCTCCCTCCCGTATCTGCCTCAACGGGGGCAACTTACTATTCTTGTCCCATATGATATTCTGAGCAGCCTTCCCGTTGCCTTGGATTGGGATGATATCGACCTGGTGAGTACCTATAACGAAGCGCTGCGCCAGCAAGTGAACCGGACTATCGGAGAAACTTGGAAGAGAGAATCCAAACGGATCACAAAGCGACAGTTACGCGATGCTCTCCTTCGCAGTCCTCAGACATTGAGATCATTCCTCGACGAATACAAGGGTCGCCCAGCGGATCATTACGACTTCGCTCGAGATCCTGAAGGAGAGTTGGTCTGGCATGAGATAGCGAAGGAGTATTCTAAACGGTTCCCGCTTACGTTTCGTGAACATCGTGTTGCGCCTGAGAATATCCTCAAAGTTGTAACCACGATCTGCGACCACTTTGCAAATCTTATCGA from Longimicrobium sp. encodes:
- a CDS encoding FHA domain-containing protein, coding for MFNSLRKLLRPTLRQQLEDGVREALRRYADRRTAPDLRVYVSTDLVPEGMSAGMFARDEADHLRRFAAQWAQDNGIARAGIRVEMVLLDTKREFAFVKPLGLVEEAQPQAERLFASAGGERALVPEPPRAPPPQPYAPQPAPLAQPAPFAQPGAGVRGALLEVVSSEVWRDPLRIDGEMTVGRKPDAGVFALGDRYMSGRHARFRTVAGRLYVTDLDSKNRTFVNEQPIAPNQEVEMRPGDTVRMGNTVLRLARVD